The stretch of DNA CCTCGGATGCGGCTGCGGATCCAGGGCGTCCGCGCGCTCGTTGCCCGCGGCGGCCGCGACCGCGATGACCTTCGGACCGCTGCCTGCGCTCCTACGCGTGGCAGCCGCGCTGCTCGTTTCGCGTTTTTCGTCGCGGCGTTCGTGCGAGCACGCAGAGGCCTTCCCGGCGCAGCTTGCCGCACTGCTTCCCGCGGCCGTGCTAGCGGGATTGGCCTCCCACGCCTTTGGGGAAATCGACCTCGCGCGAGCCTCCCCACTTCTTCAGTGGCTAGGCGGGGCGCTGGCCGGCTTCGCGACCGCGCCGTGCGCCCTCGGCGCAGTCGCTCTCGCCGCGGCGCTTCACGCGCGAGCGCCGTTCGCGGCGCTCGGCATGCTCTGCACGAGCGGCATCATCGACGCCAGGGCCCTCTTGCGCGCGCGCGTGTCACCGGTCTCGCACGATGCGGTCGCATATACGATCCTCGCGCTCGCGCTTTCACTCGTCGCATGGCACGGCGGCGACGCGCTCGTGCATCCACGCTTCTGCCTGCCGCTTGCATCGTGCGCCGCGGCTTGCGCCGCGCTCGCGATCGCGCATCGCCGCACGCAATCGCCGCGCGCTCGTCTTGCCCCCGCGCTCATGCTCGCCGGTGCGGTACTCGGCGCGCCCGCCCCCGTCTACACCGCGACCGAGACGACGCTGACGGACCTCTTTGCCGGAGAGCACCTCACTTTTACCGGTACGCTCGTGCACGGCGTGCGAGCCGACGCCCTTGTGCGCTTTGCCATCACGTGTTGCCGCGCCGATGCAGCGCCCGTCGTCGTGCGTCTCGCCGGCCGCGTCCACGCCGCTTCGGGTACGTGGATCCATGCGCAGGGCATCGTCGCGCAGACCGGAGACGAGCTCCGCCTCACGGCCCGGCGCGTCGAGACGATCGCTCCACCGAGCGATCCGTTCATTTATCGATGAACGGATCTGCTCGTCACGAGAGCGTCTTGTCCTTGCGCGGCTCCAACAGCTCGATCGGAATTCCGTTTGGATCTTCGACGAAGGCGATCGCACGCGTGCCGCTCGGCGAGGCGTACACGTCCTTGATAACCTTCACGCCATGGGTCTTTAGTCCATCGACGTAGCCGCGCAGATCGCCGTCGACTTCGATCGCCAAATGCTCGTAGCGGTTGCCGATCTGATACGGCGGATGCGCCTCCAGATCGTAGACGAGCTCGATATACGCGTTCCAGTCCTTGCCCACGAAGGCCATGTCCGCGTTTCCCGGATAGTGAAAGGGCCCGTCGAGCAGCCCGAGGCCGAGCCTGTCCCGATAGAATGCGATCGATTCTTCCATGTCGTTGACGAAGATCGACGTATGCAGAAATCGCGGCATGATGACAGCGTCCTCTCCTTAGTGTAAAAAGTGGCGGTGCGACGAGAAGACGAGGGCGATGCCGCCGCGATCGGCGGCCGCGACGATCTCCTCGTCACGAATCGAGCCGCCGGGTGCGACGACGGTGCTGCACCCTGCGGCAATCGCTGCTTCCAGGCCGTCGGTGAACGGGAAGAATCCGTCGCTCGCACAGGCGGCGCCACGCGCCGTATCCCCGGCACGCATGACGGCAATCTCGACCGCGCTCACGCGATTGGTTTGGCCGGCGCAAATTCCGCGCGTCACGCCGCCTTTTGCAACGACGATTCCGTTCGATTTGACGTGGCGTACGACGTCCCAGGCAAAGAGGAGGTCGCGCCACTCGCTATCGCTCGGCACTCGTTTGGAGGCGACCCGAAGCCGTTCGGGTTCGGCGTTCGGATCGGGCGCTTCCACAAGCAGGCCGCCAAGCGCGCTGCGCATACTCCGTGCCCGAACCAGACGCTGGGGAAGATCGTCAGCAAAGCGCATGACGCGCAGGTTGCGCTTCGCGCGCAACCGCGCGAGCCCGTCTTCATGGAAGCCGGTAGCGGCGACGATTTCGAGAAAGACCGTCGCAAGTGCGTCCGCGGCGACGGGCGTGAGCGTCGCGTCGATTGCGACGATACCGCCATAGGCGGAGATACGGTCGGCGTCGAGCGCTTCGCGCACGGCGTCCTCGACGTTCGCGTGCTGCGCGACGCCGCACGGAATCGTGTGCTTCACGACAGCGGCGCGCACGACGGCGTCGCCGCTGCGGCGCGTGCCTTCAACGCGCGTGAGAAGGCGAAGCGCCGCATCGAGATCCAGGAGATTATTGTACGACAGCGCCTTGCCGTGCAGCTGCTCCGGCATCGCATGTTCCGCCGTTGCGTAGAACGCGCCGATCTGCTGCGGATTCTCCCCGTAGCGCAGCGCGAAGCGTTTGCCGCCCAGATCGGCGGCACGGCTCGCGTCGTACGCGGCCGTCCGCTCGAGCGCCGCGACCGCCAGCCGGCGCCGGTACTCGAGCGGCGGAGCTCCCGAGCGCATCGTCTCGACGAACGCAGCGTACTGCTCGGGATCCGAGAGCACGCTAACGGACGCATAGTTCTTTGCCGCCGCGCGCAGCAGCGCGACGCCTCCGACGTCGATCTCGGGAGGCGGGTACAGGGTAACCACGACGGTATCGATCGCGGGAATCGAGCGGCGATGCGCTTCGTCACGGTCGGCCGCAGACGCCCGGTCGTACAGAATCGCGCCGAAGAGATGAGGGTGCAGCGTCTTGACGCGCCCGCCGAAGAGCGGCGGGAAACCGGTCAACTCCTGGACGTCGGTCGATGGAATGCCGTTTCGCTCGAGAAAGGCGCGCGTGCCGCCGGTCGCGTAGAGGTGCGCGCCGCCGTCCAGAAGTGCGCGAGCGAGGCTCGCAGCCCCGGTTGTGTCTGAAAGCGAGAGGAGCGCGCAGCCGTGCGGCTCACGCAATCGCCGGCTCTGCCTGTCTTGCGCTCAGCTCCGCCGAGATGACGGAGGTGACGCCGGATTCGCCCATCGTGACGCCGTACATGCGGT from Candidatus Dormiibacterota bacterium encodes:
- the purH gene encoding bifunctional phosphoribosylaminoimidazolecarboxamide formyltransferase/IMP cyclohydrolase — encoded protein: MREPHGCALLSLSDTTGAASLARALLDGGAHLYATGGTRAFLERNGIPSTDVQELTGFPPLFGGRVKTLHPHLFGAILYDRASAADRDEAHRRSIPAIDTVVVTLYPPPEIDVGGVALLRAAAKNYASVSVLSDPEQYAAFVETMRSGAPPLEYRRRLAVAALERTAAYDASRAADLGGKRFALRYGENPQQIGAFYATAEHAMPEQLHGKALSYNNLLDLDAALRLLTRVEGTRRSGDAVVRAAVVKHTIPCGVAQHANVEDAVREALDADRISAYGGIVAIDATLTPVAADALATVFLEIVAATGFHEDGLARLRAKRNLRVMRFADDLPQRLVRARSMRSALGGLLVEAPDPNAEPERLRVASKRVPSDSEWRDLLFAWDVVRHVKSNGIVVAKGGVTRGICAGQTNRVSAVEIAVMRAGDTARGAACASDGFFPFTDGLEAAIAAGCSTVVAPGGSIRDEEIVAAADRGGIALVFSSHRHFLH
- a CDS encoding VOC family protein, encoding MPRFLHTSIFVNDMEESIAFYRDRLGLGLLDGPFHYPGNADMAFVGKDWNAYIELVYDLEAHPPYQIGNRYEHLAIEVDGDLRGYVDGLKTHGVKVIKDVYASPSGTRAIAFVEDPNGIPIELLEPRKDKTLS